One genomic window of Octopus bimaculoides isolate UCB-OBI-ISO-001 chromosome 2, ASM119413v2, whole genome shotgun sequence includes the following:
- the LOC106871563 gene encoding uncharacterized protein LOC106871563 isoform X2 yields MREMENSEDAEPTVIDMNKRKKSKTKRLNQNSSPILQRDTMSKHSSIQKTVIEKTISSDAKSKNWEPSEVSKTSLIQSISADHFDDSLTPISSDDSMQSILIK; encoded by the exons ATGAGAGAAATGGAGAACTCTGAG gaTGCTGAACCTACAGTAATAGacatgaacaaaagaaagaaatcgaAGACGAAGCGTTTAAACCAAAATAGTTCGCCTATTTTGCAACGTG atACCATGTCAAAACATAGCTCTATTCAGAAGACAGTGATTGAAAAAACTATTTCTTCCGATGCAAAGTCAAAG aatTGGGAACCGTCAGAAGTGAGCAAAACAAGTCTCATTCAGTCTATTAGTGCAGACC aTTTTGACGACTCATTAACACCGATATCTTCCGACGATAGCATGCAGTCTATACTAATAAAGTAA
- the LOC106871563 gene encoding uncharacterized protein LOC106871563 isoform X1: MREMENSEDAEPTVIDMNKRKKSKTKRLNQNSSPILQRDTMSKHSSIQKTVIEKTISSDAKSKNWEPSEVSKTSLIQSISADPENIYISSKINIKTSEGDERKKRRKTDQRWW; encoded by the exons ATGAGAGAAATGGAGAACTCTGAG gaTGCTGAACCTACAGTAATAGacatgaacaaaagaaagaaatcgaAGACGAAGCGTTTAAACCAAAATAGTTCGCCTATTTTGCAACGTG atACCATGTCAAAACATAGCTCTATTCAGAAGACAGTGATTGAAAAAACTATTTCTTCCGATGCAAAGTCAAAG aatTGGGAACCGTCAGAAGTGAGCAAAACAAGTCTCATTCAGTCTATTAGTGCAGACC cggAAAACATCTACATAAGTTCAAAGATAAACATCAAGACAAGTGAAggagatgagagaaagaaacgaaggaaaaCAGATCAaagatggtggtaa